A genome region from Variovorax paradoxus includes the following:
- the ispE gene encoding 4-(cytidine 5'-diphospho)-2-C-methyl-D-erythritol kinase, translating to MKALYDLPAPAKLNLFLHITGRRDDGYHLLQSVFMLIDWCDTLHVELRRDGQLSREDLTTELPADDLVLRAARALQAHAAPGQGAHIGVAKHVPSQAGMGGGSSDAATCLLALNRLWGLNLPLSRLAHIGLKLGADVPFFLGGRNAWVEGVGELLTPVTLPPAHFAVVKPPEGLDTRLIFSATDLQRATPVAIISGFAADSESLEATNLKSSVLSDSVFDFGHNDLQPVAQRLCPGVTEAIEWLGALGLKARMTGSGSSVFAKLPQAPHEAELPEAPDGWQVRHCSNLETHPLCGWAT from the coding sequence ATGAAGGCGCTCTACGACCTTCCCGCGCCGGCCAAGCTCAACCTCTTCCTTCACATCACCGGCCGGCGCGACGACGGCTACCACCTGCTGCAGTCGGTGTTCATGCTGATCGACTGGTGCGACACGCTGCACGTCGAACTGCGCCGCGACGGCCAGTTGAGCCGTGAGGACCTCACGACGGAATTGCCCGCGGACGACCTCGTGTTGCGCGCGGCGCGAGCACTGCAGGCGCACGCCGCTCCCGGGCAAGGTGCACACATCGGCGTGGCGAAGCATGTCCCCTCGCAGGCAGGCATGGGCGGCGGCTCTTCGGACGCCGCAACATGCCTGCTCGCGCTCAATCGCCTCTGGGGACTGAACCTGCCGCTCTCGCGGCTCGCGCACATCGGGCTGAAGCTGGGTGCCGATGTCCCTTTTTTCCTCGGTGGTCGAAATGCATGGGTCGAAGGCGTCGGAGAGCTGCTGACGCCGGTTACACTCCCTCCCGCGCACTTCGCAGTGGTCAAACCTCCCGAGGGACTCGATACCCGACTAATTTTTTCAGCAACGGATCTGCAACGCGCTACTCCTGTTGCTATAATCTCAGGCTTTGCTGCAGATAGCGAATCGCTAGAAGCGACAAACCTGAAAAGCTCGGTTTTGAGTGACTCGGTTTTCGATTTCGGCCACAACGACCTGCAGCCGGTTGCACAGCGACTTTGTCCCGGAGTCACCGAAGCCATCGAATGGCTCGGCGCGTTGGGATTGAAGGCACGAATGACCGGCTCCGGAAGTTCGGTATTCGCGAAGTTGCCGCAAGCGCCGCATGAAGCGGAACTGCCGGAAGCCCCCGATGGCTGGCAGGTTCGTCATTGCAGCAACCTGGAAACTCATCCGCTGTGCGGTTGGGCAACCTGA
- a CDS encoding tetratricopeptide repeat protein, with protein sequence MNFSPRRHRLAAAASLALIACAIHAQTSDPAAPTSPAPVIERSAPPKPPARPRVVAAAKPASEADIAQPSALTADLFYEILMGELTTRSGDPGSGYALVLDAARRLRDGKLFQRAVEIALQSRSGDAALAAARAWQETLPTSRDARRIELQILIALNRISETVEPLRAEVAATSQVERPLLMAVIARNYSRAADKKLAASVVEQALSDELKSPTMGGLAWATVGRLRLNAGDASGALEAARKGQEVDPASDAPVALALEMIDPGQPLAEPIVTRYLNTNPKAAPDLRIAYARVLVENRRYADATTQLQAVTSSRPELAEPWLLLGSLQMQAKQDAAAETSIKRFIELSNSPSNKDTDAADRKRSVSQAYLALSQLAERRKDYAAAERWLSRIDGADEMVAAQTRRAALLARQGKLPQAREVIRALPERTAEDKKQKFLAEVQLLRDAKQYQAAYDMLAKASAESPDDADLVYDQAMVAEKLNRLDDMERLLRRLIALKPESQNGYNALGYSFADRKIRLDEARTLIQKAVQLAPDDPFIADSLGWVEFRLGNMDEAIRILEAAYKTRPDPEIGAHFGEVLWSAGQKDRAVTIWKEALLSDAENETLQETLKRLRVKP encoded by the coding sequence ATGAACTTTTCGCCCCGCCGACACCGCCTTGCGGCGGCCGCGTCTCTTGCCTTGATCGCCTGTGCGATTCACGCACAAACCTCCGATCCCGCAGCCCCCACCAGCCCCGCGCCAGTCATCGAACGCTCCGCGCCGCCGAAGCCGCCGGCCCGCCCGCGCGTGGTGGCCGCCGCCAAGCCGGCCAGCGAGGCCGACATCGCGCAGCCTTCCGCGCTCACGGCCGACCTGTTCTACGAAATCCTGATGGGCGAGCTGACGACGCGTTCCGGCGACCCCGGCTCAGGCTACGCGCTGGTGCTCGATGCTGCACGCCGGTTGCGCGACGGCAAGCTGTTCCAGCGCGCCGTCGAGATCGCGCTGCAATCGCGTTCCGGCGACGCTGCGCTGGCCGCCGCGCGGGCCTGGCAGGAAACCCTGCCGACGTCGCGCGATGCACGGCGCATCGAACTTCAGATCCTGATCGCCCTGAATCGCATCAGCGAGACCGTCGAACCGCTGCGCGCCGAAGTGGCGGCAACCTCGCAGGTCGAACGCCCGCTGCTGATGGCGGTGATCGCGCGCAACTATTCGCGCGCTGCGGACAAGAAGCTCGCGGCCTCGGTGGTCGAGCAAGCGCTGTCGGACGAACTCAAGAGCCCCACGATGGGTGGACTGGCCTGGGCCACCGTGGGACGGTTGCGCCTCAATGCGGGCGATGCCTCCGGTGCCCTCGAGGCGGCGCGCAAGGGCCAGGAAGTCGACCCGGCCTCCGACGCGCCCGTGGCGCTGGCGCTCGAGATGATCGACCCCGGCCAGCCGCTGGCCGAGCCGATCGTCACGCGCTACCTGAACACCAACCCTAAAGCCGCGCCCGACCTGCGCATTGCCTACGCCCGCGTGCTGGTTGAAAACCGCCGCTACGCCGACGCGACCACGCAGCTGCAGGCCGTGACCTCGTCGCGCCCCGAACTCGCGGAGCCCTGGCTGCTGCTTGGCAGCCTGCAGATGCAGGCCAAGCAGGACGCCGCCGCCGAGACCTCGATCAAGCGCTTCATCGAGCTGTCGAACAGCCCGAGCAACAAGGACACCGACGCTGCCGACCGCAAGCGCAGCGTGTCGCAGGCCTACCTGGCGCTCTCGCAGCTGGCGGAACGGCGCAAGGATTACGCGGCTGCCGAGCGCTGGCTCTCGCGCATCGACGGCGCAGACGAAATGGTTGCCGCGCAGACCCGCCGCGCGGCACTGCTGGCCCGCCAGGGCAAGCTCCCGCAGGCGCGGGAAGTAATCCGCGCTCTGCCCGAGCGCACTGCGGAAGACAAGAAGCAGAAGTTCCTGGCAGAAGTTCAGTTGCTGCGCGACGCCAAGCAATACCAGGCCGCCTACGACATGCTGGCGAAAGCCTCTGCGGAATCGCCGGACGACGCCGACCTGGTCTACGACCAGGCCATGGTGGCCGAGAAACTCAACCGCCTCGACGACATGGAGCGGCTGCTGCGGCGGCTGATTGCGCTGAAGCCCGAGAGCCAGAACGGCTACAACGCGCTCGGCTATTCGTTCGCCGATCGCAAGATCCGGCTCGACGAAGCGCGCACGCTGATCCAGAAAGCGGTGCAGCTCGCACCCGACGATCCGTTCATTGCCGACAGCCTGGGCTGGGTGGAGTTCCGGCTCGGCAACATGGACGAGGCCATCCGCATCCTCGAGGCCGCATACAAGACGCGGCCCGATCCGGAAATCGGCGCGCATTTCGGCGAGGTGCTGTGGTCGGCCGGCCAGAAGGATCGCGCCGTCACGATCTGGAAGGAAGCGCTCCTGAGCGATGCCGAAAACGAAACCCTGCAGGAAACGCTCAAGCGCCTGCGGGTGAAGCCCTGA
- a CDS encoding lipoprotein insertase outer membrane protein LolB: protein MSLRIESEPVQTFAALFELRGSAEAGDLTLTTPIGSTLAQLHWAPGEALLKDGNHTRRFDSVDALIEAATGAAIPVGALFGWLAGRSDPVPGWKPDLAQLGNGRLQAVRESPNPRADLRIVFERS, encoded by the coding sequence ATGTCGCTTCGCATCGAGAGCGAACCGGTGCAGACCTTCGCGGCGCTGTTCGAGCTTCGCGGCTCGGCCGAGGCCGGTGACCTCACCTTGACCACCCCCATCGGCAGCACGCTTGCGCAACTGCACTGGGCGCCGGGCGAGGCGTTGCTGAAGGATGGCAATCACACCCGCCGCTTCGATTCGGTCGATGCATTGATCGAAGCTGCCACGGGCGCGGCCATTCCGGTGGGCGCGCTGTTCGGCTGGCTCGCGGGCCGCAGCGACCCTGTGCCCGGCTGGAAGCCCGATCTGGCGCAGCTCGGCAATGGCCGTCTGCAGGCCGTGCGCGAATCGCCGAACCCGCGCGCAGATCTGCGCATCGTGTTCGAGCGGTCATGA